The following are encoded in a window of Gemmatimonadota bacterium genomic DNA:
- a CDS encoding STAS domain-containing protein, which yields MHRDFCKLTMDGANRPIFEELFAKLMRVKVDIRDHVAVLTVSGTLMSGPTVVPFQHYVEEVMADGITNVVVDFSKVKWFGSTMLGVLAVSLEMLRNAGGDLRLAGIANRMESLMMVGKLSSHFRTLESVDAAIESFVSDPPGRRET from the coding sequence ATGCATAGAGATTTTTGTAAGCTGACAATGGATGGCGCAAATCGTCCAATTTTTGAAGAGCTGTTCGCCAAATTGATGAGAGTCAAAGTTGACATTCGCGATCACGTTGCGGTTCTGACTGTGTCGGGTACCCTTATGAGTGGTCCTACGGTTGTTCCTTTTCAGCACTATGTCGAAGAGGTCATGGCCGATGGCATTACAAATGTCGTGGTCGATTTTTCCAAGGTGAAGTGGTTTGGCAGTACGATGTTAGGAGTATTGGCGGTCAGCCTGGAGATGTTGAGAAATGCTGGAGGTGATCTCAGGTTGGCCGGCATTGCAAACCGGATGGAGAGTTTGATGATGGTCGGAAAGTTGTCGTCGCATTTTCGAACGTTAGAATCCGTTGACGCGGCTATCGAAAGCTTTGTATCCGACCCGCCGGGGAGACGGGAAACATAA
- the thiD gene encoding bifunctional hydroxymethylpyrimidine kinase/phosphomethylpyrimidine kinase has protein sequence MKQTLTIAGSDSGGGAGIQADLKTFHAHGVFGLSVITSVTAQNTQEVRAACDLPEEIVRAQISAVFDDFEIAAVKTGMLSSREILEAVADELTTRNGQPLVVDPVMISTSGFPLLKGDAIQCIKDRLLPLATLATPNSSEAELLSKKKIKTREDAGFAARKIADLGACAVLVKGGHLEGAAVDVLWDGACETIFESERIDTGNTHGTGCTLASAIAANFALGYGLCDAIDRAKKYVTEAIRHGLNIGKGNGPTNHFYFLDCAKR, from the coding sequence ATGAAACAAACCCTGACAATTGCGGGTTCGGATTCCGGTGGTGGCGCGGGCATTCAGGCGGATTTGAAAACATTTCACGCCCATGGCGTGTTTGGCCTGTCTGTGATTACATCGGTTACTGCTCAAAATACGCAAGAGGTGCGTGCAGCTTGTGATTTGCCCGAAGAGATTGTCCGCGCTCAGATAAGTGCCGTGTTTGACGATTTTGAAATTGCTGCGGTGAAGACGGGGATGTTGTCTTCGCGTGAGATTTTAGAGGCTGTGGCCGATGAACTGACAACTCGCAATGGGCAACCGCTCGTGGTTGATCCGGTGATGATTTCGACGAGTGGATTTCCGTTGCTTAAGGGCGATGCGATACAATGCATCAAAGATCGTTTGTTGCCGCTGGCTACATTGGCGACGCCGAATTCCTCTGAAGCAGAATTGTTGAGTAAAAAAAAGATAAAGACGCGAGAAGATGCCGGGTTTGCTGCGCGAAAAATTGCCGATTTGGGCGCGTGCGCTGTGCTGGTGAAGGGGGGGCATTTGGAGGGCGCTGCGGTGGATGTGTTGTGGGATGGGGCGTGTGAAACGATTTTTGAAAGTGAACGCATAGATACCGGGAATACACATGGGACGGGTTGTACACTGGCATCGGCGATAGCGGCCAATTTTGCGCTGGGATACGGGTTGTGCGATGCGATAGATCGGGCAAAAAAGTATGTTACAGAAGCTATCCGGCATGGCTTAAATATTGGCAAAGGTAACGGTCCTACGAATCATTTTTATTTTTTAGACTGTGCTAAACGCTAA
- the thiS gene encoding sulfur carrier protein ThiS, producing the protein MQLIVNGQEQSVDDASTLLDLLIEMNFKAEQKGIAVAVNAEVIARAIWADMRLRNGDRVDIIHAVQGG; encoded by the coding sequence ATGCAACTTATAGTGAATGGTCAAGAGCAATCAGTGGATGATGCGTCAACGCTACTCGATTTGCTGATTGAGATGAATTTTAAAGCCGAACAAAAAGGTATTGCCGTGGCTGTAAATGCCGAGGTCATAGCGCGGGCGATTTGGGCAGATATGCGGTTGCGCAATGGTGATCGGGTGGATATTATTCACGCGGTTCAGGGGGGGTAG
- a CDS encoding thiamine phosphate synthase has translation MNSLPPLYLIADRATCGDRPMLDVLARALDAGVRLVQLREKNLDRDVLEALAEQVLSLTARYDAMLLINSAADIAVQIGAQGVHLPGGALPRAVRDRIGPSFLIGYSTHTCAELDCADGADFVTYSPIFTPGSKPGYDGVEAGLAGLANAVAHSRLPVYALGGITPSRAAKCRTTGCAGVAVMSGILAARDPARAVCEFLKGWE, from the coding sequence GTGAATTCATTGCCGCCTCTCTATCTGATTGCCGATCGGGCAACGTGCGGTGATCGACCAATGCTGGATGTGCTCGCGCGTGCGCTGGATGCGGGGGTGCGGCTGGTGCAGTTGCGGGAAAAAAACCTGGATAGAGATGTATTAGAGGCTCTGGCTGAGCAGGTGTTGTCGTTGACAGCGCGTTATGATGCGATGCTGTTGATTAACTCAGCAGCAGATATTGCCGTGCAGATCGGCGCTCAGGGTGTGCATTTGCCAGGTGGTGCATTGCCGCGGGCGGTCCGAGATCGGATCGGACCGTCATTTTTAATCGGCTATTCCACACATACCTGTGCGGAATTAGATTGCGCTGATGGGGCAGATTTTGTGACTTATAGCCCCATTTTTACACCGGGCTCCAAACCCGGGTATGATGGTGTGGAAGCAGGGTTGGCGGGGTTGGCAAATGCGGTGGCGCATTCTCGCTTACCCGTTTACGCTCTGGGTGGAATTACACCTTCTCGTGCGGCCAAATGTCGCACGACGGGATGTGCGGGCGTTGCGGTGATGTCGGGTATTTTGGCAGCGAGAGATCCGGCCAGGGCGGTATGTGAATTTTTGAAGGGATGGGAATGA
- a CDS encoding thiazole synthase, whose protein sequence is MTGDFKMAGVTYRSRLLIGTAHYPNMQVMLKSVEASGAEIVTVGIRRLNMNDESGEGVLDLLNRSRYTILPNTAGCFTAQDAVLTARLAREALETDLIKLEVIGDERTLFPDVVGLLQAAETLVNDRFTVLPYCNDDPITCKKLEDLGCAAVMPLGAPIGSGMGIRNPYNIQIILDSVNVPVIVDAGVGTASDAALAMELGCDGVLLNTAVAGARHPVKMAMAMKKGVEAGRYAFEAGRIPRKLYATASTAMEGRVEV, encoded by the coding sequence ATGACAGGCGATTTTAAGATGGCAGGCGTAACATATCGTTCACGGCTGTTGATAGGCACTGCGCATTATCCCAATATGCAGGTGATGCTGAAGTCCGTGGAAGCCAGTGGCGCAGAGATTGTAACGGTGGGCATTCGACGGCTCAATATGAATGACGAATCTGGCGAGGGTGTTCTCGATTTGCTCAATCGATCGCGATATACCATTTTGCCAAATACTGCCGGATGTTTTACTGCTCAAGATGCGGTGCTTACTGCGCGATTGGCCCGCGAAGCGCTGGAAACCGATCTGATTAAGTTAGAGGTGATTGGGGATGAACGCACGTTGTTTCCGGATGTGGTGGGGTTGCTACAAGCAGCAGAGACCCTGGTGAATGATAGGTTTACTGTGTTGCCCTATTGCAATGATGATCCAATTACCTGTAAGAAGTTGGAAGATTTGGGGTGCGCCGCTGTGATGCCTCTGGGTGCGCCCATTGGTTCGGGAATGGGGATTCGCAATCCGTACAATATTCAGATTATTCTGGATTCGGTCAATGTGCCGGTTATTGTCGATGCGGGGGTGGGAACTGCATCGGATGCTGCTCTGGCGATGGAATTGGGTTGCGATGGCGTGTTGTTGAATACGGCAGTAGCAGGTGCTCGGCATCCGGTGAAGATGGCGATGGCTATGAAAAAGGGGGTTGAAGCAGGGCGGTATGCTTTTGAAGCAGGGCGGATTCCCAGAAAGCTGTACGCGACGGCTTCGACGGCGATGGAAGGACGGGTGGAAGTGTGA
- the thiE gene encoding thiamine phosphate synthase, whose translation MKKIGKLHVITDVVLQDRFSHSALTQMAVDGGADTIQFRQKEGSTRALIETAIAVKNACGDVPLIVNDRVDVAIAAEADGVHLGQDDFPIEKARDLLGEDAVIGGTAKTLLQAQQCIAEGADYIGFGPIYATGSKADAGLVKGLEGLREMVNVVSVPIVAIGGIGIENADEVMRAGAHGIAVISAVCCQPDPTEATQRLMDQIQK comes from the coding sequence ATGAAAAAAATTGGCAAGCTGCACGTCATAACCGATGTTGTTTTGCAAGACCGCTTTTCACACAGTGCGCTGACACAAATGGCTGTTGACGGTGGAGCGGATACCATTCAGTTTCGACAGAAAGAGGGTTCGACGCGTGCGTTGATTGAGACGGCTATTGCCGTGAAGAATGCGTGTGGTGATGTGCCTTTGATTGTGAATGACCGGGTTGATGTGGCGATTGCTGCAGAGGCAGATGGAGTGCATTTGGGACAAGATGATTTTCCCATTGAAAAGGCACGCGATTTGCTTGGGGAAGATGCTGTGATTGGCGGTACGGCAAAGACGCTTTTACAGGCGCAGCAGTGCATTGCCGAAGGTGCGGATTACATCGGTTTTGGACCGATTTATGCAACGGGTTCAAAGGCCGATGCGGGCCTGGTGAAAGGTCTGGAGGGCTTACGCGAGATGGTCAATGTGGTCAGTGTTCCAATTGTTGCCATTGGGGGTATTGGAATAGAGAATGCCGACGAGGTGATGCGCGCAGGAGCGCATGGCATTGCGGTGATTTCAGCCGTGTGTTGTCAACCCGATCCCACTGAGGCGACCCAAAGGCTGATGGATCAAATTCAAAAATAA
- a CDS encoding CinA family protein, translating to MSEQLEVKLGKLLRERDWTIAVAETTTGGLISARIVSVPGSSAYYERGVIAYSALSKREMLGIDVQVMDTYGAVSAEAACEMAKGVRKVSGADLGLAETGIAGPIRGRSPKPIGTTYIAVAGAEGVICEVFQFDGDRDAIRDAIADAALKMVIEAKKTIDNR from the coding sequence ATGTCTGAACAGTTGGAAGTAAAGCTCGGCAAATTGCTTCGAGAACGAGACTGGACCATTGCAGTTGCAGAAACCACAACAGGGGGATTGATCAGCGCCCGCATTGTTTCGGTTCCGGGCAGTTCGGCTTATTACGAGCGGGGGGTTATTGCGTATAGCGCGCTGTCTAAACGCGAGATGCTGGGGATAGATGTGCAGGTGATGGATACGTATGGTGCAGTGAGCGCAGAAGCCGCGTGCGAGATGGCCAAAGGCGTGCGAAAAGTGAGTGGTGCAGATTTGGGCCTGGCCGAGACCGGGATCGCTGGTCCCATTCGCGGACGGTCGCCCAAGCCCATAGGAACGACGTATATCGCAGTTGCCGGTGCAGAAGGTGTAATTTGTGAGGTCTTTCAGTTTGATGGGGATCGCGATGCGATTCGCGATGCGATAGCAGATGCTGCCTTGAAAATGGTGATTGAGGCAAAAAAAACAATTGATAACCGATAA
- the mltF gene encoding membrane-bound lytic murein transglycosylase MltF, with the protein MLHRMIPSALILLCAFVQCSEKQPVPKYIGDLPQLQDRGVLRVIVSEEPITYIPRQAEPVTLDYDIARSLADALKLKLELVKADNYVQMLEKLLEGEGDIIASSLTVTPDREKIAAFSVPYLYVDEYLITARADSLPQTVADLAGMEISVRQSSSYYQTLIDVQKEVPSLRIHTVSDTLSTEGLVKGIAQGEYKATLCDAHLWHAIANYYDNLVAPLVVAEERPLALMMRPNDTKLKFVVDEYLLAHQFTRQRQQIFTDDLPGLKERRRLRMITRNNAMTYFIYRGQQIGFEYELIKRFASQHDLRLEIVIPNSHAELLSYLNEGKGDVVASAMTITEERQEQAAFTQPYKEVSELVVVHADDDSIASLQDLAGRTIHVRGSSSFYTTLMALQDSVKGLEIAIVPDDVETEDILAGVEEGIYDLTMCDSHLFDIERAYGRRLKAALSIKPTALGWAVRKDNSELLTTLNQYIKEEKGGLFFNMMKKRYFKSTRAVARAKDSMRVGLSGQLSPYDALTKKYASLYGQDWRLITAQMYQESRFDPEAVSWVGAQGLMQVMPSTGEQLGFTDLHDPQESIHAGVKYMRQLINRFDHNLPMEERIRFALASYNAGYGHVLDARRLAREMGWDSNRWFGNVEKAMRLLSQPDYYERARYGFCRGGQPVHYVENIQNFYDAYVEILNTTIPAKVTQPLSSGFVGPPPATEDRR; encoded by the coding sequence GTGTTGCATCGTATGATTCCCTCAGCACTGATTCTTCTATGTGCTTTTGTACAGTGCAGCGAAAAACAACCCGTGCCAAAATACATCGGCGATCTTCCGCAATTGCAGGATCGCGGCGTATTGCGGGTGATAGTTAGCGAGGAGCCGATCACCTATATACCCCGGCAGGCGGAGCCGGTGACCCTGGACTACGATATCGCCCGTAGTCTGGCCGATGCACTCAAGCTGAAGTTGGAGCTTGTAAAGGCCGATAATTATGTTCAGATGTTGGAAAAACTACTCGAAGGCGAGGGCGATATTATCGCCTCCAGCTTGACGGTTACGCCAGATCGAGAAAAGATAGCAGCGTTTTCAGTTCCGTATTTATACGTCGATGAATATTTGATTACAGCGCGTGCAGATAGCCTGCCCCAGACAGTGGCTGATCTCGCCGGTATGGAGATCAGCGTGCGGCAGTCCAGTTCGTATTATCAGACCTTGATTGATGTTCAGAAGGAGGTGCCGTCTTTACGCATCCACACTGTGTCAGATACGCTCAGCACCGAGGGGCTGGTCAAAGGCATTGCTCAAGGCGAATACAAAGCGACCTTGTGCGACGCGCATTTATGGCATGCTATTGCCAATTATTACGATAACCTCGTCGCGCCGCTCGTTGTGGCCGAAGAGCGTCCGCTCGCCTTGATGATGCGACCAAATGATACAAAGCTCAAGTTCGTGGTGGATGAGTATTTGCTGGCGCATCAATTTACGCGGCAGCGCCAGCAGATATTTACAGATGATTTACCTGGCCTGAAAGAACGCCGCCGGTTGCGCATGATCACGCGCAATAATGCGATGACTTATTTTATTTACCGGGGGCAGCAGATAGGGTTCGAATACGAGCTTATAAAGCGATTTGCCTCGCAGCACGACCTGCGTCTCGAAATTGTCATTCCGAATAGTCACGCCGAACTGTTGTCGTATTTGAACGAAGGCAAGGGCGATGTCGTGGCTTCGGCAATGACTATTACTGAGGAACGGCAAGAGCAGGCCGCGTTTACGCAACCCTATAAGGAAGTGAGTGAACTGGTGGTGGTGCATGCGGATGACGATTCGATTGCCAGCCTTCAGGATCTGGCTGGACGGACGATACATGTGCGCGGGAGTTCTTCGTTTTATACGACGCTGATGGCGTTGCAGGATTCCGTCAAAGGTCTCGAGATTGCCATAGTGCCCGATGACGTAGAAACCGAAGATATTTTAGCTGGAGTTGAAGAGGGTATTTATGATCTTACGATGTGCGATTCCCATTTGTTCGATATAGAACGCGCATATGGCCGCCGTCTCAAAGCCGCCTTGAGTATTAAGCCCACGGCACTGGGCTGGGCGGTTCGCAAGGACAATTCAGAGTTGCTGACAACACTCAACCAATACATAAAAGAAGAAAAAGGCGGCTTGTTTTTTAATATGATGAAAAAGAGGTATTTTAAGAGTACGCGCGCTGTTGCCAGAGCCAAAGATTCAATGCGGGTCGGTTTGAGCGGTCAGTTGTCGCCTTATGATGCCCTGACAAAAAAATACGCCTCTCTATACGGGCAGGATTGGCGTCTGATTACCGCACAGATGTACCAGGAATCCAGATTCGATCCAGAGGCTGTTAGCTGGGTCGGCGCGCAGGGGCTGATGCAGGTGATGCCGAGCACGGGAGAGCAGTTGGGATTTACCGATCTTCATGACCCCCAGGAGAGCATTCACGCAGGGGTCAAGTATATGCGTCAGCTTATCAACCGGTTTGATCACAATCTCCCGATGGAAGAGCGGATTCGCTTTGCTCTGGCTTCTTATAATGCCGGATACGGCCATGTGCTCGACGCCCGCCGTCTGGCGCGGGAAATGGGATGGGATTCCAACCGCTGGTTTGGCAATGTGGAAAAGGCGATGCGCTTGCTGTCCCAACCTGACTATTACGAGCGGGCGCGATACGGTTTTTGTCGCGGCGGTCAACCCGTACACTATGTCGAAAATATTCAGAATTTCTACGATGCTTATGTCGAAATACTGAATACGACAATACCTGCGAAGGTGACACAACCACTTAGCTCGGGCTTCGTCGGACCTCCGCCCGCTACAGAAGACCGTCGCTGA
- the thiO gene encoding glycine oxidase ThiO, which yields MAQKRVLIVGGGAIGLAIGWRLARAGCATALFDRGRVGHSASWASAGMLSPLSEVQFEEEDLLHLGLKGLAVYPEFVGELEAETGCCVGYRRDGVLLVGITQDDLEYLKFRYRYQRDLGLSVTYLSGDEAREREPHLSAQVSAAVWCPGDHQVDNRRLVVALMQGLVAAGGDVFEEMGVDELLIDGARVRGVRVGEEVFEGDTVVLASGCWSRLIPGLPDCARPPVRPVRGQIMRLAMMEDFALSTMVWYSRVATSTVAYLVPKDNGHLVLGATSEEMGFDEDVTAGGMFELLRAAWEVVPGVYDLPLVESAAGLRPGSRDDAPILGKTPIEGLIMATGHYRKGILLAPLTALSIAELILERRTPALIRPFGIDRFGL from the coding sequence ATGGCACAAAAGCGCGTGCTCATTGTGGGTGGCGGGGCGATTGGTCTGGCGATTGGCTGGCGGTTGGCGCGTGCGGGGTGTGCTACGGCTCTGTTTGATCGAGGTCGCGTTGGGCACTCGGCGAGCTGGGCTTCAGCGGGTATGTTGTCGCCGCTGTCAGAGGTGCAATTCGAAGAGGAAGACCTGTTGCATCTCGGCCTGAAGGGGCTGGCGGTTTATCCCGAATTTGTCGGTGAGTTGGAGGCTGAGACAGGATGTTGTGTGGGCTATCGCCGCGATGGCGTGCTGCTGGTGGGTATTACGCAAGACGATCTGGAGTACTTAAAATTTCGGTATCGCTATCAGCGCGATTTGGGGTTGTCTGTTACCTACCTCTCAGGTGATGAGGCGAGGGAAAGGGAGCCGCATTTGTCGGCTCAGGTGAGTGCTGCTGTGTGGTGTCCGGGCGATCATCAAGTGGATAATCGGCGTCTGGTGGTGGCACTGATGCAGGGGCTTGTAGCGGCGGGTGGTGACGTGTTTGAAGAGATGGGGGTAGATGAGCTTTTGATAGATGGGGCGCGGGTGCGCGGGGTGCGGGTTGGCGAAGAAGTTTTTGAGGGCGATACAGTGGTGTTGGCTTCGGGATGCTGGTCGCGTCTGATACCGGGTTTGCCCGATTGTGCCAGGCCTCCGGTGCGTCCCGTGCGCGGGCAGATTATGCGCCTGGCTATGATGGAGGACTTCGCGCTCAGTACAATGGTCTGGTATTCGCGGGTGGCGACTTCTACGGTGGCGTATCTCGTGCCCAAGGATAATGGGCATCTCGTTTTGGGGGCTACGTCAGAAGAGATGGGGTTTGATGAAGATGTGACCGCGGGAGGGATGTTTGAGTTGTTGCGCGCCGCGTGGGAGGTGGTGCCGGGGGTTTACGATTTGCCTCTGGTCGAGTCCGCAGCGGGATTGCGTCCAGGTAGCCGGGATGACGCACCTATTTTGGGCAAGACGCCTATTGAGGGTTTAATTATGGCAACTGGTCATTATCGGAAAGGTATTTTGCTGGCGCCGTTGACTGCGCTATCTATTGCCGAATTGATTTTGGAGCGGCGTACCCCGGCACTTATCAGGCCTTTTGGGATTGACCGATTTGGATTATAA
- the thiC gene encoding phosphomethylpyrimidine synthase ThiC, with amino-acid sequence MSNQNGNNATKIYLKGKHGIRVPARKISLTNGEDPVYVYDTSGPQGGDVRNGLPPLREPWIRARGDVEDVAPTYVPQSDAPEIPENLRRKTVLRGTGNVTQMHYAKRGEITPEMEFIAIRENVDPEFVRSEVARGRAIIPANINHPESEPMIIGRNFLVKVNSNIGNSVVTSSIEEEVEKMQWSTQWGADTVMDLSTGKDIHETREWIIRNSPVPIGTVPIYQALEKVGGIAEDLTFDIFIDTIIEQAEQGVDYFTVHAGVLLRYVPLTAKRVTGIVSRGGSIMAKWCLAHHQESFLYTRFRDICEVMKQYDISFSLGDGLRPGSIADANDAAQFAELQTQGELTKIAWEYDIQVMNEGPGHIPMHLIKENVDKQMEWCHEAPFYTLGPLTTDIAPGYDHITSAIGAAMIGWYGTAMLCYVTPKEHLGLPNKQDVKDGLIAYKIAAHAADLAKGHKGAQDWDDALSKARFEFRWEDQFNLSLDPDTARSYHDETLPAQGAKIAHFCSMCGPNFCSMKITQDVRAYAEEKGIESAEALEIGMAEKAREFKEKGSEIYQIAD; translated from the coding sequence ATGAGTAACCAGAATGGCAACAATGCTACAAAAATTTATCTCAAAGGCAAACACGGAATTCGCGTTCCTGCCCGCAAAATATCTCTGACAAATGGTGAAGATCCTGTTTACGTCTATGACACCAGCGGACCACAAGGTGGGGATGTGCGAAATGGTCTGCCCCCTTTGCGCGAACCGTGGATACGGGCGCGGGGCGATGTCGAGGATGTCGCACCAACTTATGTCCCGCAGTCAGATGCGCCGGAAATTCCGGAAAATCTTCGCCGCAAAACCGTTCTTCGCGGCACGGGCAACGTCACGCAGATGCACTATGCCAAACGCGGTGAAATCACGCCCGAAATGGAATTCATCGCCATCAGGGAAAATGTCGATCCCGAATTTGTGCGCTCAGAAGTTGCGCGAGGCCGCGCCATCATCCCGGCAAATATCAACCACCCCGAAAGCGAACCCATGATCATTGGGCGCAATTTCCTTGTCAAAGTCAATTCCAATATTGGCAACTCGGTGGTCACTTCCTCTATAGAAGAAGAAGTCGAAAAGATGCAGTGGTCCACCCAATGGGGTGCCGACACGGTGATGGACCTATCTACGGGCAAAGACATCCACGAAACCCGCGAGTGGATCATCCGCAACTCTCCCGTACCCATTGGCACAGTGCCGATCTATCAGGCTTTGGAAAAAGTGGGTGGCATTGCCGAAGACCTCACCTTTGACATCTTTATAGACACCATCATCGAACAGGCCGAACAAGGTGTCGATTACTTCACCGTGCATGCCGGCGTACTGCTCCGTTATGTCCCCCTCACCGCCAAACGGGTCACGGGCATCGTATCTCGCGGCGGCTCCATCATGGCCAAATGGTGTCTCGCCCATCACCAGGAGAGTTTTCTCTACACCCGTTTCCGCGACATATGCGAAGTAATGAAACAATACGATATTTCATTCTCTCTCGGCGACGGGTTGCGCCCAGGATCCATTGCCGATGCCAATGATGCGGCGCAGTTTGCCGAATTGCAAACGCAGGGCGAACTCACCAAAATCGCATGGGAATACGATATTCAAGTCATGAACGAAGGCCCCGGGCACATCCCGATGCACCTCATCAAAGAGAATGTCGATAAACAAATGGAGTGGTGTCACGAAGCCCCCTTCTATACCCTGGGACCGCTCACCACAGACATTGCGCCAGGCTATGATCACATCACCTCGGCCATTGGTGCAGCTATGATCGGATGGTATGGCACGGCTATGCTTTGCTATGTCACCCCCAAAGAACACCTCGGCTTGCCGAACAAGCAAGATGTAAAAGACGGCCTGATCGCGTACAAAATTGCCGCTCACGCCGCCGACCTCGCCAAAGGGCACAAAGGCGCGCAAGACTGGGACGATGCCCTGTCAAAAGCGCGCTTTGAATTCCGATGGGAAGATCAATTCAACCTCTCGCTCGATCCCGATACAGCCCGTTCTTATCACGACGAAACACTACCTGCTCAGGGCGCCAAAATCGCACACTTCTGCAGCATGTGCGGTCCCAATTTCTGCAGCATGAAAATCACGCAAGACGTGCGTGCCTATGCCGAAGAAAAAGGCATAGAATCAGCCGAAGCCCTCGAAATTGGCATGGCTGAAAAAGCGCGAGAATTCAAAGAAAAAGGGTCTGAGATTTATCAGATCGCGGATTGA
- a CDS encoding STAS domain-containing protein, whose translation MKISEKIRGDVAVLTLSGELMSGPEVAPFQDHIKKLASEDIKKVVVDFSRVRWFGSAMLGVLTASLTTLRGEGGDLRLTGVTRKIESILMVTQLANIFTTLDTVDRAVESFADQDA comes from the coding sequence ATGAAAATTTCGGAAAAGATCCGCGGCGATGTCGCTGTCTTAACTCTGTCGGGTGAATTGATGAGCGGCCCCGAGGTTGCCCCATTCCAAGATCATATTAAAAAACTTGCAAGTGAGGATATAAAAAAGGTAGTGGTTGATTTTTCCAGGGTGAGATGGTTTGGCAGTGCTATGTTAGGCGTGCTAACGGCGAGTTTGACGACGTTGCGCGGTGAAGGCGGGGATTTGAGATTGACGGGCGTTACCAGAAAGATTGAAAGTATTTTAATGGTTACGCAGTTGGCAAATATTTTTACGACCCTGGATACTGTAGATCGGGCGGTGGAAAGTTTTGCAGATCAGGATGCATAG
- a CDS encoding Gfo/Idh/MocA family oxidoreductase yields the protein MPPQRSWQKSASASASIGIHCRSCGKILRCFQREIKMSSVRFGIMGLGRGRGAAKQMAAAEGSALVCVCDLQEDKAVEQAEMYGCDWTTNYKAMFARDDIDAIGIYTSSGTHCDYAIEAIEAGKHAFVTKPMDILVEKCDAAIQAAKDAGKVLAVDFGNRYSKANQQLKAAIDQGIIGQIFLGDVKMKWWREQSYYNGGFPMGWRSRKETEGGSIANQGVHFVDLICWLLGPVKEVYGRSATMTHDIETEDITIAQLTFQSGAWGLITTTTSSYPNLGTQVEISGTEGTVRWDQRGGIEVMTKDEELVDLSRFEVPDAPADIAEDMVSAITKGTIPVVSGEEGRKSVELFCAAYASSKSGSPVVIDQR from the coding sequence ATGCCCCCGCAGAGGTCGTGGCAAAAGAGCGCGAGCGCGAGCGCGAGTATCGGGATACACTGTCGAAGTTGCGGGAAAATTTTGCGGTGCTTTCAGAGGGAGATTAAAATGTCGAGCGTTAGATTTGGTATTATGGGATTGGGGCGTGGCCGCGGAGCAGCAAAACAGATGGCAGCAGCAGAGGGCAGTGCGTTGGTTTGCGTGTGCGATTTACAGGAAGACAAGGCCGTGGAGCAGGCCGAAATGTATGGATGTGACTGGACGACGAATTACAAGGCGATGTTTGCGCGTGATGATATCGATGCGATCGGTATCTATACGTCCAGTGGTACGCATTGCGATTACGCCATTGAAGCGATAGAAGCAGGCAAACATGCATTTGTCACCAAGCCGATGGATATTCTCGTAGAAAAGTGCGATGCGGCGATTCAGGCGGCAAAAGATGCGGGGAAGGTTCTGGCAGTGGATTTTGGGAATCGCTATTCTAAAGCAAACCAGCAATTGAAGGCCGCCATTGATCAGGGGATCATTGGACAGATTTTTTTGGGTGATGTGAAGATGAAGTGGTGGCGTGAGCAGAGCTATTACAATGGGGGCTTTCCCATGGGGTGGCGTAGCCGCAAAGAGACAGAGGGCGGCTCGATAGCCAATCAGGGTGTGCATTTTGTCGATCTCATTTGCTGGTTGCTCGGCCCGGTAAAGGAAGTTTATGGGCGCAGTGCAACCATGACACACGATATTGAAACGGAAGATATTACAATTGCACAGTTGACATTTCAAAGCGGCGCGTGGGGGCTGATTACGACCACGACATCAAGTTATCCAAATTTGGGGACACAAGTGGAGATCAGTGGCACGGAAGGCACTGTGCGGTGGGATCAACGCGGCGGTATAGAAGTGATGACAAAGGATGAGGAATTGGTAGATTTGAGCCGTTTTGAAGTGCCCGATGCGCCTGCCGATATTGCAGAGGATATGGTTTCTGCTATCACCAAAGGCACGATACCTGTGGTGTCGGGTGAAGAGGGCCGAAAGTCTGTTGAGCTCTTTTGCGCAGCTTATGCGTCTTCAAAATCGGGTTCTCCTGTGGTTATTGATCAGCGGTAA